The Pecten maximus chromosome 12, xPecMax1.1, whole genome shotgun sequence genome includes a region encoding these proteins:
- the LOC117339062 gene encoding spermatogenesis-associated protein 24-like has product MAERDAGCSPEDNYVPSDVLVQNQLKDVIILQDLTINKLHQDITLQESTLRESFLPRDVYDSELKQLEKTIHEDYIPRQKYESLQTELEQEKLRHIKTQGELHEVQDKLEFALGEVEVLTKQLQREKAAFEKAFGSLQKKAVAETSKTALLTDKCSEISEEVQKKDEELNSKEQEIQQLEKKLKQQQMSYKKKLSDAEIQRKQDQYIAKLLEKQDKKAGYTEYQRPKSHSTSAKTGSKNTWR; this is encoded by the exons ATGGCGGAGAGAGATGCAGGTTGTAGTCCGGAGGATAATTATGTTCCTTCTGATGTCCTTGTTCAAAATCAGTTGAAAGATGTGATCATTTTACAAGATTTGACTATCAACAAACTTCACCAAGAT ATAACATTACAGGAATCTACACTGCGAGAAAGCTTCCTGCCTAGAGATGTTTATGATTCTGAACTGAAACAGCTTGAG AAAACAATACACGAAGATTACATTCCAAGACAAAAGTATGAATCGCTTCAAACTGAATTAGAG CAGGAGAAGCTGAGACACATAAAGACACAGGGAGAGTTACACGAGGTCCAAGACAAGCTGGAGTTTGCTTTGGGTGAGGTAGAAGTACTTACAAAACAGCTTCAGAGAGAGAAGGCAGCATTTGAAAAAGC GTTCGGTTCCCTCCAAAAGAAAGCTGTAGCAGAGACGTCAAAGACTGCCCTGCTGACAGACAAGTGTTCAG AAATTAGCGAAGAAGTACAAAAGAAAGATGAAGAATTAAATTCCAAAGAACAAGAAATCCAacaattggaaaaaaaattaaagcaaCAACAAATGAGTTATAAAAAGAAACTGAGTGATGCTGAAATTCAGCGTAAACAGGACCAATACATTGCCAAACTTCTAGAGAAACAGGACAAAAAAGCTGGGTACACAGAATATCAGCGACCCAAATCACACAGCACAAGTGCTAAAACAGGAAGTAAAAACACATGGAGATGA
- the LOC117339436 gene encoding galactoside 2-alpha-L-fucosyltransferase 2-like, with product MKLAGMRISFRTGFHCKLCLALTVVLIFVIFVTWMSCFRLYWNDWNGIDRPHYACLPLQGRLANQMFQYAFMYAISRKKELVILLSESEVENILRSTFEIQISPSDQYHLGSRECSCFRKYEDDWDCAYDSKFEKLEKGQDIHVHGYFQSWKYWKDYEYQIRNSFRFQNYIRNSAEAILQNIVKKSGSNPAGGDVLIGIHIRRGDYLKMSVFTEYGYTTATEQYLHKATDFFRASYKSPVFIVCSNDIPWSRTALGKYNDVYFAEGNKPEIDMALLTLTNHTIMTVGTFGWWSAFLTNGTTLYYKHPFVPGSAFSKQFHGNTSEHFFPGWIGLD from the exons ATGAAATTGGCAGGGATGAGGATCTCATTTAGAACAGGCTTTCACTGTAAAT TATGCCTGGCCCTCACAGTGGTATTgatttttgtgatatttgtgaCATGGATGTCCTGCTTTAGGCTTTATTGGAATGATTGGAACGGAATTGATAGACCTCATTATGCATGCTTGCCATTGCAGGGCAGACTTGCAAACCAAATGTTCCAGTACGCATTTATGTATGCTATTTCTCGGAAAAAGGAACTGGTAATCCTACTATCAGAGTCCGAAGTAGAGAATATACTCCGATCAACATTCGAAATTCAAATCAGTCCATCTGATCAATATCATCTAGGGAGTAGAGAATGTTCCTGCTTTAGGAAATATGAAGATGACTGGGACTGTGCATACGACAGTAAGTTTGAAAAACTGGAGAAAGGACAAGACATTCATGTGCATGGATATTTTCAGTCATGGAAGTACTGGAAAGATTATGAATATCAAATAAGGAACAGCTTTCGGTTTCAAAACTATATCAGAAACTCTGCTGAagcaattttacaaaatattgtaaAGAAAAGTGGCAGTAATCCTGCCGGAGGTGATGTCTTGATAGGAATACATATTCGTCGTGGTGATTACTTGAAAATGAGCGTTTTTACTGAATACGGATATACAACTGCAACtgaacaatatttacataaagcTACTGATTTTTTTCGTGCCAGTTATAAAAGCCCAGTCTTCattgtttgttcaaatgatatACCTTGGTCACGAACAGCACTTGGGAAATACAACGATGTGTATTTTGCAGAGGGAAACAAGCCGGAAATAGACATGGCATTGCTGACATTGACAAATCATACCATTATGACGGTGGGGACTTTTGGCTGGTGGTCAGCTTTTCTGACTAATGGCACAACATTATACTACAAACATCCCTTTGTTCCAGGGTCAGCCTTCAGTAAACAATTCCATGGCAATACCTCTGAACATTTCTTCCCTGGTTGGATTGGACTTGACtaa
- the LOC117339060 gene encoding putative succinate dehydrogenase [ubiquinone] cytochrome b small subunit, mitochondrial, with product MRPLDSDNGRVSSLRRTLKMASSSLLRACGGARQLFFRPNALQKALSCQVQKDISAKIFSTSSSSSSLEYFRARRGPFKPEEKQKGHSMLASTHWKVERVVAISMIPILPACIYMGGPVSDFIITTAVLAHGHWGVHGVLVDYVEKFFPPIHYLWYMVMIMGFAGMMHFNYNDVGITKAIAMFWAL from the exons ATGAGACCTTTGGACAGCGATAATGGAAGAGTTAGCTCCCTTAGAAGAACTCTCAAGATGGCGTCAAGCTCACTACTTCGTGCTTGCGGGG GAGCAAGACAATTGTTCTTCAGGCCTAATGCATTACAGAAGGCTTTATCTTGCCAGGTCCAAAAAGACATATCTgctaaaatattttcaacatcatcatcatcttcaagTCTAGAATATTTTCGTGCAAGGAGAGGTCCTTTTAAACCAG aagaGAAACAGAAGGGACACTCCATGCTGGCCTCAACCCATTGGAAAGTAGAGAGAGTGGTAGCCATCTCTATGATACCTATTCTGCCTGCCTGTATCTACATGGGAGGCCCTGTATCTGATTTCATCATAACTACTGCAGTGTTAGCTCATGGGCACTG GGGTGTTCACGGTGTGCTGGTGGACTACGTTGAGAAATTCTTCCCACCCATCCACTATCTCTGGTACATGGTGATGATCATGGGCTTTGCGGGCATGATGCATTTTAACTACAATGACGTTGGTATCACAAAGGCTATTGCCATGTTCTGGGCCTTGTGA
- the LOC117339061 gene encoding phospholysine phosphohistidine inorganic pyrophosphate phosphatase-like: protein MTSTGKWTDGVEGVLLDITGVLYESGPSEAIQGSLEAVKRLKEAGLPVRFCTNETTCTRQVLVDRLKGFGFDIKPEEVFPPIPAMCQVLKERNLRPHLLIHPNASADFSDVTTENPNCVVLGDAIHEFSYANLNKAFQILVSLNNPILFSLGKGRYYKDEGNLVLDVGSFCRALEYACDIEAEVVGKPSATFFNTAVKNMGLNAEKVVMVGDDIVSDVGGALASGMRGVLVRTGKYRSTDEDHPTVKPSAIVNNLSEAVDILIKSRKPNWDGLAELA, encoded by the exons ATGACGAGTACAGGAAAATGGACAGACGGTGTGGAAGGCGTTTTATTAGACATAACAGGAGTTTTATATGAAAGTGGACCTTCGGAAGCCATACAAGGATCTTTAGAAGCGGTAAAGAG ACTGAAAGAGGCTGGGCTGCCAGTACGGTTCTGTACCAATGAGACGACTTGTACCAGACAGGTGTTAGTAGACAGATTAAAAGGTTTTGGGTTTGACATTAAACCAGAGGAAGTATTTCCACCCATCCCAGCTATGTGTCAGGTCCTCAAGGAGAGAAATCTACGTCCTCATCTTCTTATCCATCCCA ATGCTTCAGCTGACTTTAGTGATGTGACAACAGAGAACCCTAATTGTGTGGTACTAGGGGATGCCATCCACGAGTTTTCCTACGCCAACTTAAACAAGGCTTTCCAGATACTGGTCTCCTTGAATAACCCTATCCTTTTCTCCCTGGGCAAAGG GAGGTATTATAAAGATGAAGGAAACTTAGTTCTAGACGTGGGATCATTTTGTCGTGCTTTAGAG TATGCCTGTGATATTGAGGCTGAGGTAGTAGGGAAGCCATCTGCTACATTTTTTAACACTGCTGTGAAGAACATGGGCCTTAATGCTGAAAAG GTTGTTATGGTGGGGGATGATATTGTGAGTGATGTAGGAGGTGCACTGGCATCTGGTATGAGAGGAGTGCTGGTACGGACTGGAAAATACAG atCCACAGACGAAGATCACCCTACAGTCAAGCCATCAGCAATTGTAAATAATCTGTCAGAAGCAGTAGATATTTTGATCAAATCAAGAAAACCCAACTGGGATGGCCTTGCAGAACTTGCATAG